The nucleotide sequence GCACTTCAAGTTGTGCCTTGGCTTGGGACACTGAAAGTAAAATTGTCAGAAATAGAGACGCCAAGCTGTAAACTGCGGAGTATTTTTGCATAAATCTTTGCTAGTGGTCCGGCTGTACAGCAACGCAACATCAATTTAGGAAATCTAAGGTTTGACAATGAGCTGCTATAAATTAAAGTTTTTAGTGTTATAATAACGACTCGAAGTTCATAGGAGGACATCATGGTTCGTAAATTGGCTCTTGGTCTTGTTGCCATCGCATTCGTAGCAGGTTGTAAAGGAAAACAAACTCAGTCTGATCAGTCTATCGAGACTTTGCCTACTGGCGGTCAGTCCACAGCAATTGACTCTGCTCCATTGAGCTTCGACCCAATGGGTTCTGATTCCGGCAAGATTTCTGGTTTGGTAACTGTTCATTTCGGTTATGACAAATCCAGCCTGGATGCTTCTTCCAAAAAAGACATCGCGACTAACGTCGAGTGGATGAAAGCAAATCCTTCTGTTCGCGTACAAATCGAAGGTCACTGCGATTCTCGTGGTACTATCGAATACAACGTGGCTTTGGGTGAAAGACGTGCCAACGCGGTTAAAGCTTACATGGTATCTTTGGGTATCGGTGCTGACCGTTTGAGCACTATCAGCTACGGTAAAGAAAAACCACTTGAGACAGGCGACACTGAAGCTGCATGGGCGAAAAACCGCCGTGCTAACTTCGTACCTGCTCAGTAACATCTAAGCAGAAGGGCGCAGAGTGAACCTACAGAGACTTTTCATCGGAGTTTTGCTTTTCACGGTGATCGTCAGCTGTCAAACTGCGCCTGTTCCCCTGGATGACTATTCCTTAGCTCGAGCCGCACTGGATGCGGCTCGTTCTGTTCAAGCGGCCCGCCATTCCCCCGGATACTGGCATCAGGCGGAAGAAGCCTATCGTAAAGGCCGCATCTATTTCGAAGACCGTGATTACGGCAAAGCCAAAGAACAATTCATCCGCGCCCGCATGGCAGCTGAAAAAGCTGAGAACTCGGCTCGTCTGATTCGTCAAAAAACTGGAGATGTCCTATGAAGTTGATCATTCTTGTTGTCGCAGCCGCGACCTTGCTGACGGGCTGTTTGAAAACCCGTACCGATGTTCGTGAAAATGAACAGCGTCAGGTGATGCAGCAGCAGGTGGTCACTCTGCAAAGGACCAATGCCGATGCTTCCGGTCGTGTCGCAGATCTGGAAGAACAAATGCGCGAGTTGAACGGCCGCGTGGATGTGGTTGAAAACAAGCTGGGTTCCAGCCACTCGGGTGTGGAAAATGCTCTGAAAAATTCCCAGCAGCAGAATCAGGATCTGAATGGCAAAGTGGCCATAATGCAAGAAGCCCTCACAACCATGGAAAAACAAATCTATGCGTTGAATGCCGAAGTAAATGCCCTGCGTGCTGAAAAAGCCGCGGCTCAGGCTGAAAAGTCGGCGAAACAGGCCAAAAGGGACTCTTTAGAGGCAGCTCAGGAGTTTTTCAGCAAAAAAGACTGGAAACAGTCCATCCTGAACTTCCAAAAATACCGTGATGAAAATCCGAAAGGTCCTAAGTTTGCGGATGCGACCTATAAAATCGGGGTGTCCTTCCAGGAATTGGGCATGAAAGACGAGGCAAAAACCTTCTATGACGAGGTGGTCAGCAAGTTTCCGAAGTCAGAAGAGGCTCGTCGTGCTAAGATCCGTTTGAAGGGTTTAAAAAAGTAATACTGTGATTGAAAGAGTTCTCGCCATTGAAACCAGCTGTGATGACACCTCTGTCGCGATCGTCGATCGTACCGGCTGGGTTCACTCTGTGGTGGCGGCCTCTCAGGATCTGGATCACGAAATCTATGGCGGCATCGTCCCTGAAATTGCCGCCCGCAACCATTCCATCGCTTTAATTCCATTGATCGAAGAAGCCTTTAAGAAAGCCAATATGAATTGGTCTGACGTGCAGGGTATTGCCGTCACCAACCGTCCGGGTTTGATTGGCGCCTTGATCGTGGGTCTGGTTACGGCGAAGTCACTGTCTCAGGCCAAGCATTTGCCGTTCCTGGGTGTGAACCACCTTGAAGGACATTTACTGGCGCCGTTTTTGCGCGATGATAAATATGCTCCACCGGAAGATTTCGGTTACCCGTATGTGGGTTTGGCCATCAGCGGTGGACACACAAGTTTGTATCAAATTAAAGGACTGGGCGATTATCGTATCTTGGGTGCTACCAAGGATGATGCGGCCGGGGAGTGTTTCGATAAATTTGCAAAGATGGCAGGCCTGGGGTTCCCGGGTGGTGTGCGCGTCGATCAAATGGCCAAGGCGGGTAATCCGCAGGCGTTCGAATTCCCCCGCAGCATGATCCATGATGACACTTTCGACATGAGCTTCTCGGGGCTGAAAAGTTCCGGCCAGCGCATGCTTGAACAATTGGGACCAGAACTTGTGCAGGAACGTCTGCCGGATCTGTGTGCCTCTTTCCAGGAAGCCATCGTGGATGTCCTGATCGCAAAGCTGGATCGTGCGGCGAAAGTCTTCCGTTCCAAGCGTGTGATTCTGACTGGCGGGGTCAGTGCGAATTCGCGCCTTCGTCAGCGGGCTCAGGAATGGGCTGATAAAAAAGGTTATACTTTGGTGATTCCACCTCTGCGTTACTGCACTGATAATGCCGCGATGATTGGTTATGTCGGCGCTTTGCGCATGGCTCGTGGTGAAGTTTCTGAACTGGATCTGGGACCGTCACCTCAAGCTCTTGCATCGGATTTTAAATGAGTTATTCACGTGAACGTTTGCAGCGCGCGCAAGAGGCCATGGGCATTGCCGCGAAAAAATCTTTGGGCCAGAACTTTCTGGTCAGCGACACGGTCATCAATCGCATCATCGATCAGGTGAAAGCTTTTGCGCCGGAAGAACTGGTCGAAGTGGGCCCCGGCCCGGGCGCTTTGACGGATCTGTTATTAGAGCTGAATCTGCCAATGCAGGTGATTGAACTTGATACTGCGATCGCGGCTTACTGGCGCGAAAAAGGTCTGACGGTTATCGAAAAAGATGCGCTTCGTTTGGACTGGAAGCAGTTCTATACCGGCAAGCGCGTGGTCTTTGTCAGCAATCTGCCGTATCAGATTTCTTCCAGCATCGTGATTGAACGTTCTTTGGAAAACGAAGGTGTTGCGGCAATGGTGCTGATGTTCCAAAAGGAAGTCGCCCAGAAAATCCGCGGCACGGTGGACAGCGACCTGTACGGTCTTTTAAGTGTCTATGCACAAGCTTTCTGGAAAATTGAAACTGTGACGGATGCGGGGCCAAGAGACTTCCAGCCGCCTCCGAAGGTGGCCAGCCGGGTGCTTTCTTTCGAACGTATTGAGTCTGAGGTCAAAAACCGCAAGGCTTTCTTAACATTCGTGAAGTGCGCCTTCGCGCAAAGACGCAAGCTTTTGAAGAAAAATTTGTCTGGTCTTTTAAGTCAAAAG is from Bdellovibrio bacteriovorus str. Tiberius and encodes:
- the pal gene encoding peptidoglycan-associated lipoprotein Pal — its product is MVRKLALGLVAIAFVAGCKGKQTQSDQSIETLPTGGQSTAIDSAPLSFDPMGSDSGKISGLVTVHFGYDKSSLDASSKKDIATNVEWMKANPSVRVQIEGHCDSRGTIEYNVALGERRANAVKAYMVSLGIGADRLSTISYGKEKPLETGDTEAAWAKNRRANFVPAQ
- a CDS encoding DUF4398 domain-containing protein, translating into MNLQRLFIGVLLFTVIVSCQTAPVPLDDYSLARAALDAARSVQAARHSPGYWHQAEEAYRKGRIYFEDRDYGKAKEQFIRARMAAEKAENSARLIRQKTGDVL
- a CDS encoding tetratricopeptide repeat protein, whose translation is MKLIILVVAAATLLTGCLKTRTDVRENEQRQVMQQQVVTLQRTNADASGRVADLEEQMRELNGRVDVVENKLGSSHSGVENALKNSQQQNQDLNGKVAIMQEALTTMEKQIYALNAEVNALRAEKAAAQAEKSAKQAKRDSLEAAQEFFSKKDWKQSILNFQKYRDENPKGPKFADATYKIGVSFQELGMKDEAKTFYDEVVSKFPKSEEARRAKIRLKGLKK
- the tsaD gene encoding tRNA (adenosine(37)-N6)-threonylcarbamoyltransferase complex transferase subunit TsaD, with the protein product MIERVLAIETSCDDTSVAIVDRTGWVHSVVAASQDLDHEIYGGIVPEIAARNHSIALIPLIEEAFKKANMNWSDVQGIAVTNRPGLIGALIVGLVTAKSLSQAKHLPFLGVNHLEGHLLAPFLRDDKYAPPEDFGYPYVGLAISGGHTSLYQIKGLGDYRILGATKDDAAGECFDKFAKMAGLGFPGGVRVDQMAKAGNPQAFEFPRSMIHDDTFDMSFSGLKSSGQRMLEQLGPELVQERLPDLCASFQEAIVDVLIAKLDRAAKVFRSKRVILTGGVSANSRLRQRAQEWADKKGYTLVIPPLRYCTDNAAMIGYVGALRMARGEVSELDLGPSPQALASDFK
- the rsmA gene encoding 16S rRNA (adenine(1518)-N(6)/adenine(1519)-N(6))-dimethyltransferase RsmA; translated protein: MSYSRERLQRAQEAMGIAAKKSLGQNFLVSDTVINRIIDQVKAFAPEELVEVGPGPGALTDLLLELNLPMQVIELDTAIAAYWREKGLTVIEKDALRLDWKQFYTGKRVVFVSNLPYQISSSIVIERSLENEGVAAMVLMFQKEVAQKIRGTVDSDLYGLLSVYAQAFWKIETVTDAGPRDFQPPPKVASRVLSFERIESEVKNRKAFLTFVKCAFAQRRKLLKKNLSGLLSQKKLTEEQMVGWLAELGFKETARAEELSPKQFVALYKHFGFE